Proteins from one Paraburkholderia phymatum STM815 genomic window:
- a CDS encoding heme-binding domain-containing protein, protein MKKLLIASIAFVLVGYLSISGIAYVHDKDYAERAVARPAVSPQAFGVRDVLDRNACYYCHSRKAVLPNYAALPGIRQLAEHDRQTGLAYFRIDSLYGALESGMPAPEADLAKLETVVNELAMPPKLFRLVH, encoded by the coding sequence GTGAAGAAACTTCTGATCGCGTCGATCGCCTTCGTGCTGGTTGGCTATCTCAGTATTAGCGGTATCGCGTATGTACACGACAAGGACTATGCGGAGAGAGCGGTCGCGAGGCCGGCCGTATCCCCACAAGCGTTCGGCGTACGCGACGTGTTAGATCGTAACGCATGCTATTACTGCCATTCGAGGAAAGCTGTCCTACCTAACTATGCCGCGCTACCAGGCATTCGTCAGCTAGCCGAACATGACAGGCAAACTGGACTCGCCTACTTCCGCATCGACAGCCTGTACGGGGCGCTCGAAAGCGGCATGCCAGCTCCCGAAGCCGATCTTGCGAAGCTGGAAACCGTTGTGAACGAACTCGCCATGCCACCAAAGTTGTTCCGCCTCGTACACTAA
- a CDS encoding cytochrome-c peroxidase yields MQPLPDSLPTDTGKVALGRQLFNDVRLSADNTISCASCHTLSTGGVDGKKVSSGVGGQLGLVNAPTVFNAALNDKQFWDGRAATLQEQAGGPPLNPVEMASRSWSEIIDKLKQDSSLTQQF; encoded by the coding sequence GTGCAACCGTTGCCAGATTCTTTGCCGACCGACACAGGTAAGGTCGCGCTTGGAAGGCAGCTCTTCAACGATGTCCGACTATCGGCGGACAACACGATATCGTGTGCAAGCTGCCACACGCTGTCGACAGGGGGCGTAGACGGAAAGAAGGTTTCGTCCGGTGTGGGCGGACAGTTGGGCTTGGTCAACGCGCCGACGGTGTTCAACGCGGCGCTCAACGACAAGCAGTTCTGGGACGGTCGCGCTGCCACGCTGCAGGAACAGGCGGGCGGTCCACCGCTGAATCCGGTCGAAATGGCGTCTAGGTCATGGAGTGAAATCATCGATAAGCTGAAGCAGGACTCGTCACTGACACAACAGTTCTGA
- a CDS encoding cytochrome-c peroxidase has translation MRGDRHALNSEELRGYHLFKANHCATCHVGKNLGGRSFERMGLAADYFAARGYTSTADNGRANVTNDALDRHAFKTPTLRNVELTAPYFHDGSRTNLHEAVRDMATYQVGKQLSDSDVNAIVAFLKTLTGTRQPVATH, from the coding sequence TTGCGCGGCGACAGGCATGCGCTGAATAGCGAAGAACTGCGCGGCTACCACTTATTCAAGGCGAACCATTGCGCGACCTGTCATGTTGGCAAGAATCTGGGCGGGCGGTCGTTCGAGCGAATGGGCCTCGCGGCCGACTACTTCGCCGCGCGGGGCTATACCTCCACCGCGGATAACGGTCGGGCGAACGTTACGAACGACGCGCTCGACCGCCATGCGTTCAAGACGCCGACGCTGCGCAACGTGGAACTGACCGCGCCATATTTTCACGACGGCAGCCGTACCAATCTGCATGAAGCTGTGCGTGACATGGCGACGTATCAGGTCGGTAAGCAATTGTCGGACTCGGATGTCAACGCAATCGTAGCGTTCCTGAAGACGCTAACAGGCACGCGCCAACCCGTCGCGACCCACTAA
- the hypE gene encoding hydrogenase expression/formation protein HypE has product MKRPIFHGRPLDLKHGRIDLTHGAGGRASAQLVTDIFAPAFNNAWLAQGNDQAIMPPVAGRLAMSTDCHVVAPLFFPGGDIGVLAVNGTVNDLAVGGAQPRYLSAGFILEEGLPLDDLVRIVQSMARAAREAGVQIVTGDTKVVERGKADGLFITTAGVGVVPQGVELDGGNAQPGDAILLSGCLAEHGLAVLSQRENLGFDSSIVSDCAALNGLTEQLLETCPSLRLMRDPTRGGLGNALNEISQQSGLSMRIWEEALPIRTTVRAACEFLGLDPLYIANEGKLIAVCARQDALALVDAMHAHPLGQDAALIGEVTDDARGLVRMQTSFGGERLVDWLNGEMLPRIC; this is encoded by the coding sequence ATGAAGCGCCCCATCTTTCATGGTCGCCCTCTCGACCTCAAACACGGCCGCATCGACCTGACGCATGGCGCCGGCGGCCGCGCCAGCGCACAACTGGTCACCGACATATTTGCTCCGGCGTTTAATAACGCATGGCTTGCGCAGGGCAACGACCAGGCCATCATGCCGCCTGTTGCCGGACGGTTAGCGATGAGTACCGACTGCCACGTCGTCGCCCCGTTGTTCTTTCCCGGCGGTGACATCGGAGTACTTGCCGTCAACGGCACAGTCAACGACCTCGCCGTCGGCGGCGCGCAGCCGCGTTACCTGAGCGCCGGATTCATTCTCGAAGAAGGTCTGCCACTGGACGATCTCGTGCGCATCGTCCAGTCGATGGCGCGGGCCGCACGCGAGGCTGGCGTACAGATCGTCACAGGCGACACGAAAGTCGTCGAACGCGGCAAGGCTGATGGACTGTTCATCACGACAGCGGGCGTCGGCGTCGTACCGCAGGGCGTCGAGTTGGATGGAGGTAACGCGCAGCCAGGCGATGCCATCTTGCTGTCCGGATGTCTTGCCGAGCACGGTCTTGCCGTGCTGTCGCAACGCGAAAACCTAGGTTTTGACAGCAGCATCGTGTCGGATTGCGCTGCGCTCAACGGTCTGACCGAGCAACTACTCGAAACGTGCCCGTCGCTGCGACTGATGCGCGATCCGACGCGTGGTGGCCTTGGGAATGCGCTCAATGAAATCAGCCAGCAATCGGGTCTCAGTATGCGCATCTGGGAAGAGGCGCTACCGATACGAACAACTGTGCGGGCGGCCTGCGAGTTCCTGGGCCTTGACCCACTGTACATTGCGAACGAGGGCAAGCTAATCGCCGTATGTGCGAGGCAGGACGCGCTCGCACTCGTCGATGCGATGCACGCTCATCCGCTAGGCCAAGATGCCGCGCTGATCGGCGAAGTAACGGATGATGCGCGCGGCCTCGTGAGAATGCAGACCTCGTTCGGCGGCGAACGGCTCGTTGACTGGTTGAACGGTGAGATGCTACCCCGCATCTGTTGA
- the hypD gene encoding hydrogenase formation protein HypD — translation MKYVDDFRNSDLARQIARRIHVAVEPERRYRLMEFCGGHTHAIARYGLTALLPPCVELIHGPGCPVCVLPVGRIDSAIELALEHRVTLCTYGDTLRVPASRQMSLYKARAAGADVRVVYSSADALAFSRARSDRQVVFFSIGFETTTPPTAVALLTAQADRQDNFSVLSNHVLTPAAMRHLLADNDANLDGFIGPSHVSTIIGIAPYRVIARDYRKPVVITGFEPLDVLQAVLMLITQINEDRTDAENQYTRAVTEQGNLKAQALVAQTFELRNDFEWRGLGLVPDSALAIRTPFAQWDAEKRFNLSAQPVADVKACQCGQILRGHGKPTDCEMFGTACTPAAPLGACMVSSEGACAAHYQYARFNDAAAAGCVRL, via the coding sequence GTGAAATACGTCGACGATTTTCGCAATAGCGACCTCGCACGTCAGATCGCGAGGCGTATTCATGTCGCCGTTGAGCCGGAACGACGCTATCGCCTGATGGAATTCTGTGGCGGCCACACGCACGCTATCGCGCGATATGGCTTAACGGCATTGTTGCCGCCCTGCGTCGAGTTGATCCACGGCCCCGGCTGTCCGGTGTGTGTCTTGCCGGTCGGGCGTATCGACAGCGCGATAGAGCTTGCGCTTGAGCATCGCGTCACGCTTTGCACGTATGGCGACACGCTACGCGTGCCCGCGTCGCGTCAGATGAGCCTGTACAAGGCGCGGGCCGCAGGCGCCGACGTGCGCGTCGTCTATTCGAGCGCCGACGCGTTGGCATTCTCTCGCGCGCGATCTGACCGACAGGTTGTGTTTTTCAGCATTGGCTTCGAGACGACCACGCCCCCCACTGCTGTCGCACTGCTGACTGCGCAGGCCGACCGGCAGGACAACTTCAGCGTGCTCAGCAACCACGTGCTCACGCCCGCCGCAATGCGCCATCTGCTTGCCGACAACGATGCAAATCTCGATGGCTTCATCGGCCCGTCGCACGTCAGCACGATCATCGGCATAGCACCTTATCGCGTGATCGCGCGTGACTATCGCAAGCCTGTGGTCATCACCGGTTTCGAACCGCTCGACGTGCTGCAAGCCGTGCTCATGCTCATCACACAGATCAACGAAGACCGCACGGATGCTGAGAACCAGTACACACGTGCTGTCACCGAACAGGGCAACCTGAAGGCGCAGGCGCTCGTCGCGCAGACATTCGAGTTGCGAAACGATTTCGAATGGCGCGGACTCGGGCTCGTGCCCGATAGCGCACTCGCGATCCGCACACCGTTTGCGCAATGGGACGCGGAAAAGCGCTTCAATCTGTCCGCTCAGCCGGTCGCTGACGTGAAGGCCTGCCAGTGCGGCCAGATTCTGCGCGGCCACGGCAAGCCAACTGACTGCGAGATGTTTGGCACGGCGTGCACGCCTGCGGCACCACTTGGCGCTTGCATGGTTTCGAGCGAAGGTGCCTGCGCAGCACACTACCAGTATGCCCGCTTCAACGATGCAGCTGCAGCCGGATGTGTTCGCCTATGA
- a CDS encoding HypC/HybG/HupF family hydrogenase formation chaperone, giving the protein MCLAIPVEVVELQPGERARVSVDGVTREISLALIENVTPGDFVLLHVGYAIGTLNRAEADATLAQLAALAASCDADSAASDASGGNPA; this is encoded by the coding sequence ATTCCCGTCGAAGTCGTCGAACTGCAGCCTGGCGAACGGGCCCGCGTCAGCGTCGACGGTGTAACACGCGAGATCTCACTCGCGCTCATCGAGAACGTCACGCCCGGCGACTTCGTACTGCTACATGTCGGCTACGCGATCGGCACGCTTAACCGGGCCGAGGCCGACGCAACGCTCGCGCAGCTCGCCGCGCTCGCCGCTTCGTGTGACGCTGACTCAGCAGCGAGCGACGCATCCGGAGGAAACCCAGCGTGA